The following proteins are encoded in a genomic region of Pseudodesulfovibrio mercurii:
- a CDS encoding universal stress protein has translation MDFKKVLIAVDGSENSLRAVRYAAAILDGGRGYDVLLVHIERLPERDMFPDETSWSGQCREHSQAMRDFLDRAAAELEAGGLSAGEVCSQYIDSCAARPEGAEDCSHGRNIALEILSIAEEGGYGTLVIGRRGVSKAEEFLFGSVSNKLIHHAKDRTVWVVS, from the coding sequence ATGGATTTCAAGAAGGTGCTCATCGCGGTGGACGGTTCGGAGAATTCGCTGCGCGCCGTGCGCTACGCCGCGGCCATCCTGGACGGCGGCCGGGGATACGACGTGCTCCTGGTGCACATCGAGCGGCTGCCGGAGCGGGACATGTTCCCGGACGAGACCAGCTGGTCCGGACAGTGCAGGGAGCACTCGCAGGCCATGCGCGACTTCCTTGATCGGGCGGCGGCCGAACTGGAGGCGGGCGGCCTGTCCGCCGGGGAGGTCTGCAGCCAGTACATCGACAGCTGTGCGGCCCGGCCCGAGGGCGCGGAGGATTGCAGCCACGGCCGGAACATCGCCCTGGAGATCCTGTCCATCGCCGAGGAGGGCGGCTACGGCACCCTGGTCATCGGCCGCCGGGGCGTGTCCAAGGCCGAGGAGTTCCTGTTCGGCAGCGTCTCCAACAAGCTCATCCACCACGCCAAGGACCGCACCGTCTGGGTCGTCTCCTGA